The Bos indicus x Bos taurus breed Angus x Brahman F1 hybrid chromosome 9, Bos_hybrid_MaternalHap_v2.0, whole genome shotgun sequence genomic sequence tagaaaatgacTATATGATACACAATGTAACCTTTAGTCTTTCCCTAACTATTAAAAGGATCAGCACTACAAACAGCTTTCCATATGGACCACTTGTGTGAAGGAATCCCACAGACAAGAGACTAACTGTATTAGAAAAAGTTACTTCTACacaggtgtgtttttttttcctggcgtgggggcggggtggggtgggggtttttgggatcttagtccccccaccagggatcgaacctgggcccccaatAGTGGGagtgcaaagtcctaaccaccggaccaccagggaattcccaactcaAGATTCATACCCCTACACCACTTGAACAGCAGAAGGAGCTATATGAGTTCCATTTTACCTGTTCTGGTTCAAGggatattttagttttaaacttcTGGAAAATTCTATCTTCCTTAGATTCATGTTTTGCCATGGATTCCAATTCTTCCTCATGTGCTTCACCTGAAAAATCATCAACATTACTATTATGGCAACAGGAATAACCCACATGCAATCTTGACAATAAACACATGCAGAGGAAAGCCAGTTTTTAAACAACCAACTTAGTGTTAAATCAGACAGTGAAGGCCTGATGTTTTCACAGGTTTGCCCTGTTTTGGTTCATTAACATCTGTGCTTTAAGACTACCTGACTTTCCAGGTACTCCATGAAGCAGCATTATTCTGCTGTTTCTTTAAAGAGCTTCTCCTTAAACCTTCAAATTAAGAATAGACCCCAAGTCCCAGGCTCAGGACTGAAAAGGATACTCCCAAATCATGAGCCCTTCTAATTCCTATGTCCTTCACTTGTCTGAACTcttatttccagtttctttctgCCCCATCTCTCCTTTCCCAACTGGTACACTCATTCAGTCATCACAGGCTCACTGGACCTGTCAGCTCACACTTTCACTCTTACCTCTGGAATCCCAGCTAAATGAATCACCCTGTCCTGAACAGCCAAGAGTCTTTGTAACTCAGAGGGTATTTCTGATATCCTGAATGTGAACTATAAGCCAGTAAACTGACAttctaatgtaaaatttaatttagaATCTAAAAATCTACATTCTGTGGTGATTAAGAGATCAAGTTCTAAAGTCAGTAAGGTGTAAGCTCGAACTCCAGTTCTGAAACTTAACTTTGGTCAGTTATATGCCCAAACAAGTTATACCCAGAACCTCAAATTCCTCACTGCAAAATGAGGTACTGTTTTCAATGTATTGTTCTGATGTGAAAATCTCAGTGAGATCATGCACAGAAGGCCCATGCTACGTGCTGTACAACAGAGTATGTGTTGGAGAAATGCTGGCTCCTCCTGAGCACAGGCACTGCTCTAGCACGTGACCACCGGGAAGTAACTGACAGAATCATGGACCTGAAACTTGCTAGGTAAGAGGGCGCCTGCCACCCACCAAACACTGCAAGGCACTCTCATGTACACCATCTCAATTTGAGAAACAAATCTTGGAACCAGATAAACTTTCCAAGTTTCCAACATCTTGTGAAGCCCCACCCAACTGACCACCTGGATACACCCTGTGACACTTCACAGGAATCAAAATATACGTTGCATATGCCAATGAGAGGAGTACAGAAAGGATATCTTCAAATGAGACAGTATTTGAAAAGTACAGGTTGAAGCCTCCCAAGTGAGTCGCTCAGTGCTTCTCTTCTCAGCATATTGAGCCCTTTCTTTCAAGTATTATATTCACTCACTTAACAAATGAGTTTTGAAACAGATTCCTTACCCATGGTTCCTATAATCTCTGATTCATCATCTCTTTCCACAACTTCAGGCataatctcatcttctgtttctattacaATTTCAAATTCTGGAAAAAGGAAGTTGTGATCTGGAACTATGTTGTCCAAATTATCTGAAACAAAAAGGTAACTAGCATCATTAGTGATCATTTAGTTTTAAGaatcaaataatttcctttttctgaaatGTATTCCATGTCATAAACAGTATTCCTTAGAAACTAACACATGTAGCTCCACCATTGTAGATTATGGTTCATACATTACATGACTACATTAAAGCATGGTTGGGATGTGAGTGGGTGAGAACTCACAGCTCCTTCTTCATAAAGGTGTTTATGTCACTAGTTAACCAAAACTCTGAAAATCATTACACCTTTTCTAATGTTAACCTTTATCCTCAAAATGAAAGATTTGGCCTACAGACACCAGGAAACTGagctgatatttaaaaattaaaaaagaattgacTGACCTGTCTGTGCACAAGCCTGCTTATGTCCTAATCTCCAGTCCAGACTCTGATGCTCCTTACTGCAGTAATGTGCCTTGTGACATCTGGAGCATCTTTTGGGGCCTGAACAGCCACAAACTCTGCAGAGATGTGCACCAGACTTGAGGTGGAGATACACAGACTCTCCTGTCTCTGACGGAGGATCCTCAGAAGGTGGCTCGTAGGAGTAGAAGTCATTTTGCCTGGGGAGCTGATTTCTGAAAACTAAGGGGAGAAAAGGAGAACTGTTAATGaatgatttaaataaaacaatatagcAATTCAAGTATTTGAGCCTTCACACTGGATTgaaaaaaaacattcatttttaaaaaagaaaaactgaagacagTTTTCACGTGCAAAGAGCTTATTTTTTGGAAACggagaaaagaaggagaaacTTTTACAGTTCACACAACTAAATACGCCCTTACAGTTTATTCAAATTAACAAGAATAATAGGTAAAGTCAGACTACAGAAAAAAGTGACAATTTCTATTACCTGAAAGTAACCTACCATACCTATTACCTACTAACTAACCAGAAGGCTGGCGGCTAGGAGTGGGCGAGCACGCGGGACGCCCCGACCCCTGCAAGTGCTCGGGGGTTCCGGGGGGGAGAGGCCGGCGGGGTACGGGGGAGCCCGGGCGGTTTCCTGAGGTGAGAAGCCGGCAGGGTGCCGGGTGGGAGAGGCCAGCGGGGTACGGGGGAGGCCGGGCGGCTTCCGGGACCCAACCCGGAGCAGAGGCCGCAGCCGCTCACCGCGCAGGCCGCAGCAGCACGGCGGCGTCCGgcagcagaagaggaagagacagcgGTGGAAGGCGTCGGCGCGGCCCGGCAGCGGCGCGTACACCTGCAGCAGGAAGGCCATCGGGCGGCCACACAGCGGGCAGGCCAGCTCTGGGGGCCCGGGCAGCCCGGCCGCACTCAGCCACGCCGGCCGGCCGCCCACCTTGCTTGGGAACTGCTCGCTGCGCAGCCGCCACGACGGCGCCGCCTCCACGAAGCCCAGCTCCGCCGGCCCAGCGCTTTCAGACGCCATGGCGTGCGGTGTAGGCTCCTCGGCCCACGGaaccgccgccaccgccgccggaAGTCGGCGCCGGAAGTGCGGACGGCGGGCCAAATGTGATTGGACGACAGCGCAGAGGGGGCGGGGACACGGGGGGACCGGTCCTTGCCTGGGGCTGAACAGAAAATGTCGGGTCCCTTGTTAAGTtcggttcagtggctcagtcgggttcgactccttgcgaccccatggactgcagcacgccaggcttccctgtccatcaccaattcccggagattgctcaaactcatgtccatcgagttggtgatgccatccaatcatctcatcctctgtcgtccccttctcctcctgcctttaatctttcccagcatcagggtcttttccagtgagtcagttcttcgcatcaggtggccagagtattggagcttcacttcagcctcagtcctgccaatgaatattcaggactgatttcctttaggattgactggtttgatcttgcagtccaagggaccctcaagagtcttctccaacaccacagttcaaaagcatcaattctttggcgctcagctttctttatagttcgactctcacttccatacatgactactggaaaaaccgtatctttgactagatggacctttgttggcaaagtaatgtctctgctttttaatatgctgtctaggttggtcatagcttttcttccaaggagcaaacgtcttttaatttcatggctgcagtcaccatctgcagtgattttaaagccccgctccccccccccccaaatgaagtctgtcactgtttccactgtttccccatctatttgccatgaagtgatgggactggatgccatgatcttagttttctgaatgttgacttttaagccaactttttcaatgtagtctttcactttcaccaagaagctctgtagttcttcttacagtgacaatatacagccttgacatactcctttcccaatattacctaggaacctggaatgttaggtccatgaaagactagagagctcttcaggaaaattagagataccaagggaacatttcatgcaaagatgggcacaacagaaatggtatggatctaacagaagcagaagatattaagaagaggtggcaagaatacacagaagaactgtacaaaaaggtcttaatgactgggATGATCATGGTGGTGTAATCACTTGCCTACAGGCAGACAtgctggagtctgaagtcaagtgggccttaggaagcatcgttatgaacaaagctagtggagttgatggaattccagctgagttattccaaatcttaaaagatgatgctgttaagtgctgcactcaatatgccagcaaatttggaaaactcagcagtggccacaggactggaaaaggtctgttttcattccaatccccaaaatgggcaatgccaaagaacgttcaaactatgGGACTGAACTCCTTAATATCTCTATACATATTACTATAAATATGTCTATACATCTAGATACAAAAATCTGTAGACATATAATTAGGAAGGTCtctatacatataattataaatatctatgtacATAATGATATGTTAACTGCTTCAAGACCTTAAGCCATCATTCATATGGTGGAGACCTGCTTACACAGTGAATAATGCAAGCAACAATCTTATTAAATAGACAAAACACGTCATATTGCTAGAGCATAATAAGATTATACTACAACAGAGAGAGATAGAAAGCATAAACAGTtttaaatcaaagagaacacaTCAAAGCAATGATTAGTATAATTACTTGAAATCTGGTCACAATAAACCATCCAGTCCACAGGGGAGCCAGCTGAAGAAGTTAAATTCTGGAAGATTCAGttaaagaggaaaagataaatgttttatctttgaTTACAAAGGTATACTTTATCAATGCATTGATACATACTTGTTGATACCTTGTATCAACCTACACATACTCCTTTGAACTCATGTAGCCTCTTTCATCTTCAGTCATTCCAAACATGAACCTCCAATCTGTTGCAACTTTGTCTGGtcatttttctcaattttataaCAGAAGGATAGAAACTAAATGTATTTATACAGACCAGTAAAAGATACTAGGATGTCTTAGTCTAATGGGTTTCTTTGGGGGTGGGGcttagaaatcatttaaaatctcAAGTATTCTTCCTGATTCATCATTTTCAGATTCCTTTGAGATGCAAAAAGGTTTGGAAGCAGTGTTTAATATAATCTGAACTTGCCAGGTATTTCTTACTCTGTGTAAATGCAGATCTGAGAGGTAGAATTCGATgggtacaaaaagaaaaaaatcttgaatgtAGGGACATTAGTAGAAATTGGGAAAGGCATGTGACCAGAGAGCAATCACAGTGGATCAATCCACCTCCATCACAAATGTGAACAAGCTTATCTTGATAATAACATTCACAACGGAGGAGTTAAAGTGTTACCGTGAAAAATTTCATACAAAAAGGATAGAGGAAAAGTTTTCATGGTAGAATACACCTTTCAAAGAGCCTGTAAATTCCAGATAAATGtttcattatttgaaatttaGAGTTTATTACTTAGAAGTTTTACCGACTGTTCGAAGAAATGTAGATCACCTTCTGATTCACAAATTTGATTCACACTCAACAGGACTTAGCTACAACCATTGTAGCTTATCCAAAAAATATTGAGCTACAGATCTGACAAGAAACATTCACTCTCACATGGAATACCACAATTGTCTTCACATATTGCCTACTATAGTCAGACCCTTAGTTCACAGTCCATGTAAACTCATACTGTGGTAATTGATTCAAATCTGAAACCAAGCTTTATTGGAAGGAGGTGGTTTGCCTACAGCAGTGTAGAAGGTTTGCCTTTTCTCCAGGcattttctccagcatttgttgtcaCCAATGCTCAACAGGAATGTAGTAGGCATTccaatttatttgtaaaaataatggttattttatttggaatataCTTCATTTCCAATGTTGTCTTTGTTGCAGGTATACAGCAACCAGATTAAGGTATACCTTTGTTcttcaaaaagtgaaagtgttagtcatttagtcatgtctgaccctttgtgaccccatggactgcaagaccccaggcttccctgtctttcactatctcctggagtttgctcaaactcatgtccattgagtcaatgatgccatccaaccatatcatcttctgttacccccttctcctccttccctcagtctttcccagcatcaaggtcttttccaatgagtcagctcttcacatcaggtggccaaagtattggagcttcagcatcagtcattccaatgaatactcagggtttatttcctttaggactgactggtttgatctccttgctgttgaatgtgggttctttattgctagtaccacctgggaaccaCTGTATGCCCTGCACGTGTCCCCACCAGGGATGAATCCCAGCAGGGCATCAGAGCTCAGAGACTTCAGGTCACCCCTGCCCTCAGGACTGGTCTTTTTTCCAACCAGCTGCTCGTCAGAGGCCCAGGCACCCCAATCCTGACTCCAACTTCCAAGACCAGGATTCTGGGACAACTTAGGGGTAACCAAAACCCTCACACCCCTGTTCCTGCCTGggggctcagtcagttcagttgctcagttgtgtctctttgtgacgaCAGggactacagcaccccaggcttcactgtccatcaccagctcctggagcctactgaaactcatgtcaattgagttggtagcaccatccaaccatctcattgtctgttgtcctcttctcctcctgtcttcaatcttttccatcagggaaaagcatcagttcttcgcatcagctggcctaAAACCTGCACCTGGCAGATCATTGAGAGCTTAGTGTTTCTAGTAGGTATGGGTGGAAAGATGAGGTGTGAAGTTCCCACATCCGCAGAGCCTTTGTGTTGCAAAGATCTGTGCATTTCGCCTGGCCAGTCAGCTCCCCATGTCATTTTCCCAGGAAGCTGAGATTGAGGATTACCAGGCAGAGGTCCTCCCCTTGTGTAACTCTCACTCCCACAGTGAGGAACCCGGCTCCCACCATCTGCCCTTCATCTGTGTGTTGCTCTTTTCCAGGTGACATGTGCAGAGGTTTCAGCTTTCTTAGCTACTACATCCTGGAAAGAACTCTGTAAAATCAAGCCAATTGTTTATGGAAGCTCTATTTTGCCTTTAGTCTACAGATTCTGTTATTTTCCAATGTTAACTTAGCACTTTTTGCCCCATCCCCTACAGTgaggtttttctatgtatttctatTAGAGTTAGATGCAATGTCACATTGTATATTCCACTGATACAGccaaaataatgaaatcagagtAGATTATGATTAACAC encodes the following:
- the PDCD2 gene encoding programmed cell death protein 2, translated to MASESAGPAELGFVEAAPSWRLRSEQFPSKVGGRPAWLSAAGLPGPPELACPLCGRPMAFLLQVYAPLPGRADAFHRCLFLFCCRTPPCCCGLRVFRNQLPRQNDFYSYEPPSEDPPSETGESVYLHLKSGAHLCRVCGCSGPKRCSRCHKAHYCSKEHQSLDWRLGHKQACAQTDNLDNIVPDHNFLFPEFEIVIETEDEIMPEVVERDDESEIIGTMGEAHEEELESMAKHESKEDRIFQKFKTKISLEPEQILRYGRGIAPLWISGENTPKEKDIPDCPCGAKRLFEFQVMPQLLNYLKADRLGRSVDWGVLAIFTCAESCKLGIGYTEEFVWKQDITDAA